The Syntrophaceae bacterium genomic interval TGTCATTCGCTATTTCGAGGCGGGGGTCTTCCCCGCAGGAGACTGAACAGATGGGCATTGTACGCGTCTTGACGATCGCCGGCTCCGACTCCGGGGGCGGCGCGGGGATTCAGGCGGACCTGAAAACGATTACGGTCCTGGGCGGCTTCGGAATGAGCGTGATCACCGCCCTGACGGCCCAGAACACCCGCGGAGTCTGGGGAATTCACAAGGTGCCGCCGTCCTTCGTGGCGGCCCAGTTCGACGCCGTGGCGGGGGACATCGGGGTGGACGCCGCCAAGACGGGGATGATCGCTTCAAGGTCGATTATCCGCATGGTGGCGGCGAAGGTTCGGGAATACGACATCGATCGGCTGGTCGTCGATCCGGTCATGGTCGCCAAGGGCGGTGCCTCGCTGATGGAGGCCGCCGCCCGGAACGCTCTTATCCGTGAACTGATTCCCCTGGCCCGCGTGATCACCCCGAACATTCCCGAAGCGGAGGTCCTGACGGGGATCGACATCCGGGGGACGGAAGACATGAAGCGGGCCGCGGAGGCCATCGCCGGAATGGGAGCCCGAAGCGTCGTCGTCAAGGGCGGGCACCTGGAGGGCGATGCGGTGGATCTGCTCTACGAGAACGGCGAATGCCGCCTGTTCCGGACTCCGCGACTCCGGACAAAGGATACCCACGGGACCGGCTGTACGTTTTCCGCCGCGCTGACGGTCGGTCTGGCGAAGGGGCAATCCGTCGAGCAGGCGGTGGCGGAAGCGAAACGGTATATCACGTCGGCGATCCGCCACAGCCTGCGGCTCGGAGGCGGCAACGGCCCGACGAACCACCTGGCGCCGCTTCTGGAGAGACGGAAGGAAGAGGAAGGAGAAGCATCATGACACAGCTCGAGGCCGCCAG includes:
- the thiD gene encoding bifunctional hydroxymethylpyrimidine kinase/phosphomethylpyrimidine kinase, translated to MGIVRVLTIAGSDSGGGAGIQADLKTITVLGGFGMSVITALTAQNTRGVWGIHKVPPSFVAAQFDAVAGDIGVDAAKTGMIASRSIIRMVAAKVREYDIDRLVVDPVMVAKGGASLMEAAARNALIRELIPLARVITPNIPEAEVLTGIDIRGTEDMKRAAEAIAGMGARSVVVKGGHLEGDAVDLLYENGECRLFRTPRLRTKDTHGTGCTFSAALTVGLAKGQSVEQAVAEAKRYITSAIRHSLRLGGGNGPTNHLAPLLERRKEEEGEAS